A genomic window from Candidatus Zixiibacteriota bacterium includes:
- a CDS encoding aldehyde dehydrogenase family protein — protein sequence MANHYKMYLQGNWVDSENKLTVRSPYDDSLVGTTALATHADYTRAIEAAQRAFAITRELPSYKREEVCLSIAAGLEANMERFAGMLTLEVGKVCRDSVAEVKRAIGVFKVSAEEAKRIGGEIVDLDWSAGSEERLGLIRRFPLGVVAGISPFNFPLNLVAHKIAPAIASGNCIVLKPASKTPIISLLLAELIDKTDLPKGAVSILPGSAKEAAPLIEDPRVKLITFTGSPEIGWWIKEKAKDKKVVLELGGNAGVAVADDADLEFASTRLITGAFGQAGQSCISVQRIYLQEKIYDRFLEIFLPKMAGLRIGNPLEAEIDLGPMIDDESAERIECWINEAVDGGARVIAGGKRKGRVLEPTLLAEVKPDMKVCFKEAFAPLAVVFRYREFADAVREINNSEYGLQAGIFTNRLKDIFHAFKYLEVGGVMINDISTYRADHQPYGGMKKSGVGREGVRYAIEDMTEIKILGINLK from the coding sequence ATGGCCAATCACTATAAGATGTACCTGCAGGGGAACTGGGTCGATTCCGAGAATAAGTTGACCGTGCGTTCACCCTATGATGACAGTCTTGTCGGTACCACTGCTCTGGCCACCCATGCCGATTATACCAGGGCCATCGAGGCCGCCCAAAGAGCCTTTGCCATCACCCGTGAGTTGCCCTCATATAAGAGAGAAGAAGTCTGCCTGAGTATTGCCGCCGGGCTGGAGGCAAATATGGAGAGGTTTGCCGGAATGCTCACTCTGGAGGTCGGCAAGGTTTGCCGCGATTCGGTCGCTGAAGTGAAAAGAGCCATCGGCGTCTTCAAAGTTTCCGCCGAGGAAGCCAAAAGAATCGGCGGCGAAATTGTCGACCTCGACTGGAGCGCCGGTTCCGAAGAGCGCCTTGGCCTGATCCGCCGCTTTCCGCTCGGCGTGGTGGCCGGAATCTCCCCTTTCAATTTTCCTTTAAATCTGGTAGCGCATAAAATCGCCCCGGCGATCGCCTCGGGTAATTGCATCGTCCTCAAACCGGCCTCAAAGACACCGATTATATCGCTTCTTCTGGCGGAGCTGATTGACAAAACCGATCTTCCTAAAGGAGCCGTATCGATCTTGCCCGGCTCAGCCAAAGAGGCTGCGCCGCTCATCGAAGATCCGCGCGTAAAGCTGATCACTTTCACCGGTTCTCCCGAAATCGGCTGGTGGATAAAGGAAAAAGCGAAAGATAAAAAAGTCGTCCTTGAGCTGGGCGGCAACGCCGGAGTGGCGGTGGCTGATGATGCCGACCTGGAATTTGCTTCCACCCGCCTGATCACCGGCGCTTTCGGCCAGGCGGGGCAATCATGCATATCGGTTCAAAGGATTTATCTCCAGGAAAAAATCTATGACCGATTTCTGGAAATATTTTTGCCGAAGATGGCCGGACTGCGGATCGGCAATCCGCTCGAGGCGGAGATCGATTTGGGGCCGATGATCGATGATGAATCGGCGGAACGAATCGAATGCTGGATTAACGAAGCGGTCGATGGCGGCGCACGAGTCATTGCTGGAGGGAAACGAAAAGGAAGAGTTCTGGAACCGACTCTTCTGGCCGAGGTCAAACCGGATATGAAAGTCTGCTTTAAAGAAGCCTTTGCCCCGCTGGCGGTGGTGTTCAGGTACCGGGAATTTGCAGATGCTGTCAGGGAAATCAATAATTCCGAATACGGCCTTCAGGCCGGGATTTTCACCAACCGCTTGAAAGACATTTTTCATGCTTTTAAGTACCTTGAGGTCGGCGGCGTGATGATAAATGACATTTCAACTTATCGTGCCGATCACCAGCCTTACGGCGGCATGAAAAAATCCGGGGTGGGGCGTGAGGGAGTCAGATATGCTATCGAGGATATGACCGAAATAAAAATCCTCGGTATTAATCTTAAATAG
- a CDS encoding prepilin-type N-terminal cleavage/methylation domain-containing protein, whose protein sequence is MMKPRKLYNDRGVSLVETLVALFMTGIVATALFGVYINQHKNWMIQGDITDTQQNARAAIDELTRQIRMAGYDLPLGLNGIEAKNTNPDTIVITYSNSGCDAPISHAMPQPSAELRCDGYDVSCFYDGQWVYIMDPDSGGGEFFEITHVQASSAHIQHNTMSLSRCYPVNSIILSIERIKYFIDRTDTAHPNLMIQLPGKAAQVYAENIEDLQFRYTMKNGVAVDVPIISNDVREVTVTLVGRTAKPDPDFPNNPYRRTTFASSVNVRNLDI, encoded by the coding sequence ATGATGAAGCCCAGAAAATTGTATAATGACAGAGGAGTGTCGTTGGTAGAAACGCTGGTGGCGCTCTTTATGACCGGAATCGTGGCGACCGCACTTTTCGGCGTTTATATCAATCAACACAAGAATTGGATGATCCAGGGAGACATCACCGACACACAGCAGAATGCTCGGGCCGCCATCGATGAACTCACCCGCCAAATAAGAATGGCCGGTTACGACCTGCCGCTCGGGTTGAACGGTATCGAGGCGAAAAACACCAATCCCGACACCATTGTGATAACCTATTCCAACAGCGGCTGTGATGCTCCGATTTCGCATGCCATGCCGCAACCCTCGGCGGAGTTGCGTTGTGACGGTTATGATGTCTCCTGTTTCTATGATGGTCAGTGGGTTTATATAATGGATCCCGATTCGGGCGGCGGTGAATTTTTCGAAATCACACATGTTCAAGCGTCATCGGCGCATATTCAGCACAACACCATGTCGCTATCGAGGTGCTATCCGGTCAATTCCATAATTCTCTCTATCGAGAGGATAAAATACTTCATCGATCGGACCGATACCGCCCACCCTAACCTGATGATACAGCTTCCCGGGAAGGCGGCTCAGGTTTATGCGGAGAATATTGAAGACCTGCAGTTCCGGTACACTATGAAAAATGGCGTCGCCGTCGATGTCCCAATAATTTCCAATGATGTAAGGGAGGTTACGGTCACGCTGGTGGGAAGAACGGCCAAACCGGACCCGGATTTCCCGAATAATCCTTATCGGCGAACCACTTTCGCCTCCAGTGTCAATGTCAGGAATCTCGATATATAG